The Marinitoga litoralis genomic sequence TCGCCTCCTGATTTATATTGGTCTCTCACTTTTATATTATCAGGAGGCGATATTTTTTTCAACTCCATTTTTCCTTACAGGAATATCTCGTATAAATATATTAACATAAATGTTTCACAAAAATCCAAAATGAATCAAAACTAAAAATCAAGGAAAAATACAAAATAAAAAAAACGTGAAAAATTTTTTGAATTTATTAATATAAGAGAAATACAAAAAATATTACATAAATGTAAAAGAAAACAAATTAATTAAAAATTAAAAATTTACAGTTTCTAAAGCATTGATAAATAGCGGATTTTTATTTTGGATTTTGTTTAACAAAACCACAAAAATTCATTGATAAAATGAAAATTGGGGGGTGAAAAAGTGAAAAAAATCATATTGTTAATATTAATAATGTTTTTGTTTTCTATAATTATTTTCAGTGTTGAAAACAATGAAGATATTTATTCTACAGATTAACCATACTCAAATTCAAACTGAAGTTTCTGATAAAAAACAGTTCTATGCTCAATTATTTCATTATTATTATAACATATGACACTTTTGCAATACAATGTGGTTTATAAACTAAAATGAAAAATTTTTCAGATGACTATTAATATCCAGTACTAGGAAAACACAATTAGAATCTTCATAAGGTTATAATGTCTGTTTTATTGGAAAGATTATTTTGAATGGCAATGGCGTAGAAGAATTATAATTGAGTTGCAAATTATATATTATTTCATTTTTGATTCATCAAGGTGAAAAAAATCACGGGAGGGGAGAAAATGAAAATAGTTAATGATGCAAAAAACGAAAGTTTAAAATGTTTCATTGTTTGTTCTGGTACATGTGTTGTAATATGTTCTTTGGATACAACAACTCCTTTGTTAGATGCAATGGGTGTGGCATCATATGCTAATGCGGAAAATGTATCCTTATAGGAGTGAGTTTTATGAAAATAATTAATAACAATAACAATAACAAAGAAGAAGGTTTAATATGTATTATTGGTTGTGAACAATTTGTGGAGTTGGATGTCAAACTGATTCTCCTATAATACCTATAATGGATGTTGCAGCTGGTATTACTGGAGCTATAACTGGTACTGGCGCTAAATTGTAATTGAAAATATTATTTTTTTTAAAACTCACCTCGGGTTTTTTATTAAGTATTAGAGTGTCCAAAAAGTAAGATAAAAAAATAGGCACTCCCTGAATGTCGAAACATTGAATTGAGCCAATAAACAAAGAAAGGAGTGCCCAATTCAATGTTAGCTTAGATTTCAAGTCTTCTTTTGTTAAAAGAGAAATTCTATTTATCTTCAATATTATAGATATATTTTTTAAAGAACCAGATTATTCTTTCGGTAGAAAAAAGAAATTTTCTGATAAAGCAATTCTTAAAATATTAATTATATTAAAGATGTTTGATAAATCATATAGAAAGTCAGAAGATTTTTTCAGAAATAATTATGAATATTTGTATTTGATAGTAATTGATGAAATACCTTCTTTTCAAACTATTTCATATAGAGCTATTACTTTAGAAAGATAAATAATGATTTGATTAATTGGATATATAGCAATATGAAGTTATATAAAACACACGCAACAATAGATGCTAATATTATTAGTCCTTGTAAACCTAGTAGATGGGGTAAAGCTAATAAAAATGAATTTGGTTTCACTTATACTACTAAAGGAAAAGAATTTGGCAAAAAACTTTATTTATCTCTAGATGTAAATAATGATTTTATCTTTGATTTTACTGTAGAAAAGGCATCTATACATGAGTCAAAATTATTTGATGAATTATTCATATCAATAAAATCTTTTTCAAAAATATTATTAGATGCTGCATATGATTCATACGATATTTTTTCAAAAATTAAATCTTAGATATTCCTGTTATTGATTTGAATATGAGAAATACTAAATATTATGAATCATATAATAGATATATTATGAAATTGAACAGTATTTAAGGATGATTACAAACTACGTTGGGAAATAGAACGCATAAATGGCATTATGGATGCATATTTTGGAACTGAGTATTCTTGGTATGTTAGAAATAGAAATTATTTAACTTTTGCTGGTATAGTTGTTTTATTCAATTTGATAGTTCTTTTTAATCTTTTTCATGGTTATAACTTAAAAAAGGTTTCTAATTTTTTCGGACCTTAGACTTTTTGGACACTCTATAAATACTTATAAAACAAAAATATATATTTCAGAACTTTTAGATGAAAATAACAAAAGTTTTACGAATCATTCATTTATGCGAGTATCGCCTGAAATTTTTTGGAATAATTATTATTACCATCCGTGTTTGAATGGAACCATAACATTGAATGCAGAAGGAAAAATATTACCCTGTCCTTCAATGGAAAATGAAATAATCGGTGATGTTGCAGAAAACAAAAATGCTCTTAAAGAAGTATTTTTAGATAATAAAATAGATAAATATTGGAAACTAAATCTTGGGAAAATAGAACAATGTAAAGAATGTATATATAGATTTGGCTGTTTTGAATGCAGAGCAATAGAAGTAAAAATAAGTCAGGAATTGAATGGAAAATCATTATGTAAAAGAGGTGATTGAAATGGAATTATATTCAATTATCATAATATTGACAGTTTCAGTAATATATTATACAGTCAGAATAAAAATGGAATATAAAGAAGGGACATTAAAATATTTTTTAAAAAGTCAATTAAGACATTTTATAGTCATTGCAATTATATTAACATTATTCTGGATAATACTAAAATAAGAGGAGTGGATATATATGGAAATAATAAAATTTAAAGGAGTAAAAAAGCGATATTATAATGGAACTGAAGCAATAAAAGGGGTGGATTTTTCAGTAAGAAGAGGAGAAATAATAGGAATAATAGGCCCAAATGGTGCTGGAAAAACCACATTAATAAAATTAATACTGGGATTATTAAAACCAACAGGAGGTGAAATAGAAATCTTTGGAAAAAACATAAAAAACATAAAAAAATCAGAAAAGAATAAAATAGGTATGGTGCTCGATACACCAGGATTATATGATGATTTAACAATAGAAGAAAATATAAGATTCTGGCAAAAAGTATATAAGAAGAACAATAATGAAATCTGGGATTTAATTGATAGATGGAAATTAACAGAAAAGAAAAAAACATTGGTAAAAAAGCTTTCAGCAGGAATGAGGCAAAAGATCGCAATATTAAATTCATTATCGCATGATCCTGAATTAGTAATAATGGATGAACCTACATCAAACCTCGATCCTGAAGCCAGAAGAGATATAGTGGATTTTTTAAAAGGTTTTAAAGGAACTGACAAATCATTGATAATAACATCACATGATTTATTTGATATAGAAAGAATATGTACGAGAATAATATTTCTCAGGAAAGGAAAAATTATAGTTGATGGAACATTAAAAGAAATGAAAAAAGCATTAAAAATAGAAGATAAAGTAAAAATTATAGTTAGTCAAAAAATACCTGAAAAAATAATAAGAGAAAACAACATAAATATATCTGATGAAAAAACAACAATTATACCAGAAAAAAAGGTTGATGAAATATTGGAAATATTCCGAAAAGAAGGAATTGATGTAAAAAGAATAGAAGACGAAAAAACAACACTTGAAGATATTTATATCTCAATTGTCAGGGAGGATGAAGAAAATGTGGGCTATAATTGAAAAAGAATTAAAGACTTTCTTTCGTAAAAAGAAAGAAAGAAATTTATTCATAATAGTAACAATAATATGGACAATAACAATGCACATAGGAGAGAAACATATATACAATCCATATTTTAGTGTAGGCGTATTAGTTTCTTTTTTTATTCCATATATCTATGGATGGATTGCTTTTTATGAAGAAAAAAAGAATAAGAATCTTTTATATTTATTATCTTCGCCACTTGATATAAAAGAGATATTTGCTGGTAAAATCATAGCTTTATTTATATTCACAATAGGTATAGAAATTTTGACTATAACAATAGGAATGATAATAAATCCATTTGCGGGAGGAATATATCCAACAGTTTCTGATCTAATTACATTAATTCTTACAATACCTATAGGAATGACAATAATAAGTGCAATATTAGGAATTAGTCTTATGATTTTAGATAATCCATTTATAATAAAAATAGTGCTATTTTTATTAATTTATTTTTTTGCATTTAAGGGTGAAAAAATAAAGAATATATTTATAATATCAGAATTGTACTACATATTATTTGGAATATTGCTGATAATAGGAATAATATATCTGACACCATTTCTTCTTAATAAGGAGAAAATATATGAATGAGAACCTATTAATCTGGAGGTAGTGAAATGGGAAACATAGGATTTCTCTATAAATACACTAAAGGGCATAGAGGAAGATTGATGACATCGACAATATGATAATAATATTATCGTATGTATCAATAATGCCAGCAAAATACTACAAAGAAGCAATGGATAACGGGATATTCGCAAGTGATTATGAATATTTAAAAAAGGTTTGTATAACATTAATAGGGATTTATGTATTAAAAAGTATATTGAACTATATAACCTCAAAAATATTTATAATCAGCAGTCAGAGTATAATATTTGAAATAAAAAAGGATCTATTAAAAGGGTATTAAAATTACCAATGACCTTTTTTGAAGGAAAAGAAACGGGATATATAATGGCAAGAGTTGGAGAGACAGATAAATTACAGATACTATTTTCACAACAAACATTTAAAATATTGATAAGCATAATAGAATTTATAATAGTGTTATATATATGATGAAATATAATGTAAAACTGACATTAATTGCACTGGCAATAATGCCGTTGTATTATATAGTAACAAGTAAATTTATGGGAAATATATCAAAGATTTCAATGGAATTAATGGAAAAAGGCGCAAAAATGAGTGGAAAATTAGAGGAAAGTATAAGCGGAATAGAAGAAGTTAAAAATCTAAATATAGAAGAAAAATAAACCAAAAAAAATATTGATTATAACAAAGAATTTGTAAAAACCGCGATAAAACAGGGGATATTATACTCAATAGGAATGGAATTATTAACGTTAATAAGTGCAATAGCAGGAATAATAGTATTATTATATGCAGGAAAAGATATAATCTTTTCAGGATTTACAATAGGTGGATATATAGCATTTGCAAACTATATAGGAAAATTATATGCACCTGTAATACAGCTGGGAACAACAACATTAACAATACAACCAGCATTGAATTCATTAAAAAGAGTAAAAGAAATAATGGAAGAACTAACAGAAGAGGAAAGAAAT encodes the following:
- a CDS encoding SPASM domain-containing protein, whose translation is MNAEGKILPCPSMENEIIGDVAENKNALKEVFLDNKIDKYWKLNLGKIEQCKECIYRFGCFECRAIEVKISQELNGKSLCKRGD
- a CDS encoding ABC transporter permease, with amino-acid sequence MKKMWAIIEKELKTFFRKKKERNLFIIVTIIWTITMHIGEKHIYNPYFSVGVLVSFFIPYIYGWIAFYEEKKNKNLLYLLSSPLDIKEIFAGKIIALFIFTIGIEILTITIGMIINPFAGGIYPTVSDLITLILTIPIGMTIISAILGISLMILDNPFIIKIVLFLLIYFFAFKGEKIKNIFIISELYYILFGILLIIGIIYLTPFLLNKEKIYE
- a CDS encoding transposase yields the protein MKLYKTHATIDANIISPCKPSRWGKANKNEFGFTYTTKGKEFGKKLYLSLDVNNDFIFDFTVEKASIHESKLFDELFISIKSFSKILLDAAYDSYDIFSKIKS
- a CDS encoding ABC transporter ATP-binding protein encodes the protein MEIIKFKGVKKRYYNGTEAIKGVDFSVRRGEIIGIIGPNGAGKTTLIKLILGLLKPTGGEIEIFGKNIKNIKKSEKNKIGMVLDTPGLYDDLTIEENIRFWQKVYKKNNNEIWDLIDRWKLTEKKKTLVKKLSAGMRQKIAILNSLSHDPELVIMDEPTSNLDPEARRDIVDFLKGFKGTDKSLIITSHDLFDIERICTRIIFLRKGKIIVDGTLKEMKKALKIEDKVKIIVSQKIPEKIIRENNINISDEKTTIIPEKKVDEILEIFRKEGIDVKRIEDEKTTLEDIYISIVREDEENVGYN
- a CDS encoding ABC transporter transmembrane domain-containing protein; translated protein: MMKYNVKLTLIALAIMPLYYIVTSKFMGNISKISMELMEKGAKMSGKLEESISGIEEVKNLNIEEK
- a CDS encoding huazacin family RiPP peptide, yielding MKIVNDAKNESLKCFIVCSGTCVVICSLDTTTPLLDAMGVASYANAENVSL